From Argopecten irradians isolate NY chromosome 2, Ai_NY, whole genome shotgun sequence, the proteins below share one genomic window:
- the LOC138315400 gene encoding small ribosomal subunit protein uS17m-like, with the protein MTTQMSKLVPLIRSLGKSSASNSMYIGHVVKRSATNPDNLKIQTSKMKLDKYLKKFFPNRKFYWAEDNSHNCLIGDIVLIRSLPRSEDKRLVTHKVDRVVYKLGCVVDPVTGRRCRGTEFVDEADEGTEKPLVIKEV; encoded by the exons ATGACAACACAAATGTCAAAGTTAGTGCCTCTTATAAGAAGCCTTGGAAAAAGTTCGGCATCTAATTCGATGTATATAGGACATGTTGTGAAAAGGAGTGCTACAAACCCAGATAACCTGAAGATACAGACAAGCAAAATGAAGTTggacaaatatttgaaaaaa tttttccCTAACAGAAAGTTCTATTGGGCCGAAGATAATTCTCATAACTGTTTGATAGGTGACATTGTGTTAATCAGATCTCTTCCGAGAAGTGAAGACAAAAGGCTAGTCACACATAAAGTTGATCGTGTTGTGTATAAACTGGGCTGTGTGGTAGATCCTGTCACTGGTCGGCGTTGTAGAGGAACAGAATTTGTGGACGAGGCTGATGAAGGGACAGAAAAACCATTAGTGATCAAAGAAGTATAG